Sequence from the Neptunomonas japonica JAMM 1380 genome:
AATTCTTTTTCACGATCAAAAATATCAATATGGTGATCCGTTACTTCACCATGCACTAAAAGCAACATGCCTTGTTCTTGCATCACTTCAAATACGGGGTACAGAGCTTCTAGCTGACTAACCGCTGCAGCAGAGTTCGTCGTAGCCCCTGCAGGATACATTTTAGCTGCCACAGCACCAGCAGCTTTCGCCGCGGTAATGTCTTCAGCAGATGTTTGGTTAGTAAGGAAAAGAGTCATTAATGGTTCAAAATGACTTCCTTCAGGACGCGCTGCCAAAATACGTTGCTGATAGCCCAGTAGCGCCTCAGCATTAATAACTGGCGGAACCAAATTAGGCATTACAATCGCCCGATGAAAACAACGAGCAGTTGCTGCTACTGTTTCAACCAGCATATCACCATCACGAAGATGTAAGTGCCAGTCGTCCGGAGTTTGTATCGTTAACGTTGTCATACCTTACCTGCTCATTGATTCGACTTAATTTTAAATTATACCGCACATTGCACACATGATGGAGCCGTCTATACACAAGACTTTAAGACAACCCAGACCAAATAAACGTGTGAGACACATAGAATTCAGGTAGTATTCAGTTTTAGATCACGGAAGCGGATGTCCGCTAGCTACACAAGGAATTTACGTGAAAAACATCCTTATCATCAGCCAGAACGCAGTCGGCAATCAGACGATTCAGGATATCCTATGCGACTACAATGTCTGTATTCACGAGTACTTTAACCCTGCTGATTTAACGACTGATACTGCAATGCTGATTGTAGATTCATCTTTACTTGAAAGCAGTCGTGAGCTGATTAAACAATGTAATTGCAATCACTTAAAAATACCTAGTATTCTTCTCTCAACAGATAGTATTGATAATATTAGATTAATTACTCAAGCTACTGGGTTTTCAGATTTCTTAAAGGCTCCACTGCAGCCATCAACAACTCTATCCAAGTTAAAAACGCACATTAACTTAGCCGAAATGGTTCGCTCCTTCGATACAAAAGTTACGGTGCCTGATACCCACGAAAACGACCTACTCGCAGCACAAGATGCTGCTATTTTATGTCTTGCCGCTGTCGCCAGGGTTCGCGATCACTCCACCGGAAATCACATTCTTCGCACACAACATTACGTTAAAGCTTTAGCCGAACATTTACGTTATCACCCAGATTATGCTCACGAACTCGATAATGATGAAACCATAGAGGTTTTTTATAAAACAGCATCGCTGCACGATATAGGAAAAGTAGGTATTCCGGATGCCATTTTACAAAAGCCGGGAAAACTAGACTCTGATGAATATGAAATCATGAAAAGACACCCTGTCCATGGTTATAATGCTATTCGCACAGCAGAGCACTTACTTGCCAGAGAACTAAAAGGCAAAGCGGCCAGTTTTATTAAAATTGCACAGCAAGTAACACTAAGCCATCACGAAAAATGGGATGGAAGCGGCTACCCTCAAGGCTTAAAAAACAACGAAATTCCTATTGTCGCTCGCTTAATGGCCGTTGCGGATGTGTACGATGCCATTATTTCCAAACGCCCCTATAAAAAGGCACTTGAACACTACACAGCAAGCTCCATTATTCAAAAAGGTCGCGGCAGCTTCTTCGACCCTAATGTTGTAGATGCTTTTTTGGATTTAGAAGACACCTTTGACAAAATATCTTACATTCTAGAAGACTACTTCCCTTCCAAGTCCGACTTCTCTCCGCATTCCTGCGATGAACTGATGTTCTAATCATAAAAAACCCGCTACTAGCGGGTTTTTTATCAATGCATAAACATTAGGACTGTGATGATAGTAGCAATCAATATTTACACTTCTTGGCTACGCAAGTAATCATCATATGTACCGCGAAAATCAACAATACCTGTCGGCGTTAATTCCAGAATACGCGTTGCCAATGAAGAAACAAACTCACGGTCATGACTCACAAACACTAATGTTCCAGGATAGTTTTCAAGCGCCAAGTTTAATGACTCAATTGATTCCATATCCAAATGGTTCGTAGGTTCATCCATCAGCATAATATTAGGACGCGTCAACATAAGCTTACCGAAAAGCATACGCCCCTGCTCACCACCTGAGATAACCTTTACAGACTTGTTAATCTCTTTTTGCGAGAACAACAAACGGCCTAATGTGCCACGGATAACTTGCTCATCATCACCTTCTTGACTCCAATCACCCATCCAATCAATTAAAGATTTCTCGTCTTTAAAATCGGATGAATGATCTTGAGCATAGTAACCAAGATCAGCATTTTCAGACCACTTAATTTCACCTGCCGTAGGCTCCAAGTCACCCACAAGGCATCTTAAAAGGGAGGTTTTACCGATACCGTTTGGCCCAATGATGGCAATTCGCTCACCTACCTCAATCATCAAATCAAGATCTTTAAACAGCTCACTATCAAAACTTTTTGATAAGCCTTCTACTTCTACGGCCAAACGGTGTAATTTCTTATCCTGCTCAAAACGAATAAACGGGTTTTGGCGACTTGAGGGCTTAACTTCTTCAAGTTGAATTTTATCAATTTGCTTAGCACGAGAAGTCGCTTGTTTGGATTTAGATGCGTTAGCAGAGAAACGACTAACAAATGACTTAAGGTCAGAAATTTGAGCCTTTTTCTTAGCGTTATCAGACAACAAGCGATCTCTTGCTTGAGTGGCTGCTGTCATATATTCATCGTAAGAACCTGGGTATAAGCGCAGTGTTCCATAATCCAAGTCCGCCATGTGAGTACACACACTATTCAAAAAGTGACGATCATGAGAAATAATAATCATGGTGCAGTTACGCTCATTCAATACCTCTTCCAACCAGCGGATAGTGTTAATATCCAAGTTGTTGGTTGGCTCATCGAGTAGCATAATATCCGGCTCAGAAAACAGCACTTGAGCCAACAACACTCGCAACTTCCAACCCGGAGCAACTTCACTCATTAGACCATAATGCTGCTCAATAGGAATATCGACACCTAACAGTAACTCACCTGCACGAGACTCTGCCGTGTAACCATCCATCTCAGCGAACTCAGACTCAAGCTCACCCGCGCGCATACCGTCTTCTTCGCTCATGTCTGGGTTTGCATAAATAGCATCACGCTCAGACTTAATCTTCCACAGTTCTTGGTGCCCCATGATGACAGTGTCAATAACGCTGTATTCTTCATAAGCGAACTGGTCTTGAGAAAGTTTACCGATACGCTCACTCGGCTCTTTTGAAACTGTTCCTGATGAAGGCTCTAAGTCGTTACCCAGAATTTTCATAAAGGTGGACTTACCACAACCATTGGCACCAATTAAACCGTAACGGTTACCTTCGCCAAACTTTACAGAGATATCTTCAAAAAGAGGCTTAGCGCCAAATTGTATGGTGATGTTAGCGGTTGTAAGCAATGTTCTATTCCGAGTTCAAAAAAGATAAAAAGACCGACCTCGACGCATGCACGAAGGGCTCGAAACGCAGATGAAAAAGAGAGTCTATTATGCCACATATCGTGTTACAGCAAAAACCATTCCAGACTTTCTGCAACATCTAAAACGTAGATCGATCAGACATTCAAAATTCAGATATTAAAAAAGGGCGAAATCGTTAGATTTCACCCTTTTTGTAATTCCTTCAAGAGGAATTAAGGAGTGATTTACTCAATAATAGAGTAAATCAACGCAGCTCTATTTATAGAGGTACGATGTTTTCAGCCTGAGGACCTTTCTGACCCTGAGTAACTGTGAACTCAACTTTCTGGCCTTCAGCCAAAGTTTTGAAACCAGAGCTGTTGATAGCGCTGAAGTGAGCGAAAACGTCTGGACCAGATTCTTGCTCGATAAAGCCAAAACCTTTAGATTCGTTGAACCATTTTACTGTACCAGTAGTAGTAGACATATTAATATCCTATTAAATCAAGAGTAATTAAAGCCTTAAAAATTAAGGCGGGTTTTGCTGGAAGTGTTGCTATTACTTATGAAAACAGGACGTAAATTTAAAAATCTAACATCGAATTGGCATGCATAAATATAGGACGTACTTTCAAGCTGCAATCATTATATACCCCTCTACCGCGCTGTCAACTTATATCCAACAAGTATTTTATCTAGTCTAAATATACATCCATACCCGAGTATCGCAGTCAGATATTTACTTTAAAAAGAAACAATTGGATATGTTTCTATCCAATCATTTCTGGTGAGTCTAAAGACTCTTTATTAACCAAAATGGCTTAGCCATCTTCGCGCCAAATCTTTACGCAAACTTGTAGGTAATTGCACAATTTTATTCTCTACTGAGTTTTCACACAGATAATTAATTGCCGCTATCACCTCTCCTTGCACTAAATATATGTAGGGACCTACCTCTGCATTATGAATAAAGTTAATCGCATCTCCTCTGTTAGCCAAATGGAAATATTGCCCCAACCGCTCATAACGTGAAACATGATCAGTAATCCGGCTTACTGAAAAATTGCTACTGGCTTGCACCAAGTCTAATTCGTCATCTGAAGAGGTGACTGAAAAGATAAAAGCACCATTCTTTACTCGATTGAAGTCATGATTATTGAGCGACTGATTTCCCGTTGCGCAAAAAATAACATCACTTGTTTGCAGTGCTTCTTCTTTGTTAATCAGATCAAACCCTCGAGAACGTGCCTCAATTGCCCGAACCGGATCTATTTCAACTACCTTGGTATTAATGTTTTTAGCATGTAGCGCCTTAGCTATAGAGCGCCCAATTTTTCCGTAACCGAACACCACCGCAGTCCCACCATTCATAATGTGATGACACTCACGCATTAGTGCTTCAGCGGAATACACAATCGACTGGCCCGTTAAGTAATCTTCTGGGCCTTTTAAAGGGCTTCTTGCTAATGAAACAACAGGAACAGGAAGCTCAGGTAGCGCGGCATAACGTTGATGGCCATTCTCTGTTACTTCCACTACCCCTTTAAGACGGGATTTAAGGCGCGGAATTAACTCCGGTAAAGAAGTGGCAAAATATCCTCCGATATCAACCAACACTAACTCATCACTTGGCACAAAATCATTAAGGATAGCTGCCATCACTTCGACAGATGCTATTTGCTGACGGCTTTTAATAACAACCTGGAAACGCTTTTCAACCTGCTCTAATGTTGCTCGGCAAATACTCTTCGGCTTGGGGAGTATCATTGCCAAAGCCCCCATACGCTGCAAACAATCCAAGTATATTTGAGGGTTATCGAGCAAATGAGTTACAACAACCAAATGCAACTCTGATTTATTTTCTGGTTGAATGTCTTCAAAAAAATGTGCGCCCTTTATAAACAGCGGATTCATAGCTGTACTCCTTTTAAGCACGTTAAGAATGAGTTCCGTTGTTTGTGTAGAAGATTGGCGGCAGAAGTACAAATGTTTGTTTTCGCAGACACTAGCAACTAGACAGTAATGTGATAACACAATCAACCATGTACTCATCTCATTTGAGTAGATAATTTAGCTGAAAGGTTCTTATCAGCACTTGTCTACTGATCATTTTCACAGCGCATTGCCCTTACTTCAACGCGGCCATGTAAGTTTTAAAAAACTCAATAAAAGCAGTGACTTGCAAAGGAGTATATTGCCGACTTGGGTAAACCATTTGCAAGCCGACTTCATCCTGATCAGTCACCTGAAAGCCTTTAACACAACTGTCTAACAGAGTGACTAACGCACCACGCTCAATATCGTTTTTTATATCCCACCAGGACTTTAAAGCAATACCTGCACCCGCAAGAGCCCACTCACGGATAACCCCTCCATCATTACTCATCTGCGCCGGGTGTACTTTTATCAAGTGACTTCCTTCTGGCTGAGTAAAGCGCCATTCATTTAACGGTTCACCTAAACGCTCCATCACTAAACAACGATGTTGCTTTAACTCTTCAGGCGTTTTCGGCGTGCCATTACGGCGCAAGTACTTAGGCGCAGCACACAGTACTCGATGGTTTTCAATTAGCTGTCGCACAACCAGATTACTGTCCGGTAAATTACCAAAGCGAACACCCAAATCGAAGCCTTGGTTGACTAAATTAACAATACCGTCTGCTAAATTTAAATAAGGTTGCACTTCCTTATGCTCTTCAACAAATTCTGCCAGAGCCGGGGCCACATATTGGCGACCAAAGTCAGACGGAGCAGTCACTCTTAACACTCCGCAGAAGCTAGTTTTCCCTTGTTGCAGGCGTATCTCAAGTGTTTCCATTTCGGCAAGAACACGCAGACTCGCTTCATAAAAATGCTGCCCTGCAGAGGTAAGCGTAATACTTCGTGTGGTACGGTGAAGCAGCCGGGTTCCATAGCGCTCTTCCAAGCCTTTAATACGTGCCGTCATGCTCGCTGCAGATATCCCTAATTGTCTGCCCGCAACCGCTAGCCCGCCTTCTTTAACGACCCTAACAAAAAGCGCCATATCATCAGCTTTAGTCATATTATTCATTTTTTCTAAATAATGTTTTAAGAAATTAACCAATTATCAAAATAAATACCAACATTTATAGTTCACCTAGACCTTAATAAACAACAAAGAAGAGGCCTGTAATGAGGCATGACCATATATTACTACGCACTCAAGACCTTGATCGCATGATTCAGTTTTTCACTGAAATACTAAAACTTGAAGAAGGCACTCGCCCTGCATTTTCGTTCCCCGGGGCCTGGCTATATAGCGGTAACCAGCCATTAATTCACTTGGCCCTCAGCAATGAAGTGCTTGATAGCTCGGCACATAAAGCGCAAGAACAATACTTAGGAAAACGCAGCGCTACATCACAACAAGGAATTGTCGACCACATTGCTTTTCAGGGAGACGATTACACCTCTTTAATTTCACGTCTAAAAGGCAGCACTACCGCTTACTTTGAGCGCAGCGTTCCCGTTTCTAGTGAGCACCAGTTTTTTGTAACGGGACCAGAAGGGTTGCTCCTTGAGATTCTTTTCAACCAAGACAAGTTAGCTCTCACACGCACCGTTAACTAATACCTCTAACTAGCACCTAGCACCTAGCACCTAGCACCTAGCACCTCATTAGGAGATCATATGAAAACTAGCGCTTTATTTACACCACACCAAATAGGCTCTACTGGTATAACGAACCGAGTACTAATGGCCCCGATGACACGTTCACGTACCGCTCAGCCCGGTGATATTCCAA
This genomic interval carries:
- a CDS encoding HD-GYP domain-containing protein encodes the protein MKNILIISQNAVGNQTIQDILCDYNVCIHEYFNPADLTTDTAMLIVDSSLLESSRELIKQCNCNHLKIPSILLSTDSIDNIRLITQATGFSDFLKAPLQPSTTLSKLKTHINLAEMVRSFDTKVTVPDTHENDLLAAQDAAILCLAAVARVRDHSTGNHILRTQHYVKALAEHLRYHPDYAHELDNDETIEVFYKTASLHDIGKVGIPDAILQKPGKLDSDEYEIMKRHPVHGYNAIRTAEHLLARELKGKAASFIKIAQQVTLSHHEKWDGSGYPQGLKNNEIPIVARLMAVADVYDAIISKRPYKKALEHYTASSIIQKGRGSFFDPNVVDAFLDLEDTFDKISYILEDYFPSKSDFSPHSCDELMF
- a CDS encoding ABC-F family ATPase yields the protein MLTTANITIQFGAKPLFEDISVKFGEGNRYGLIGANGCGKSTFMKILGNDLEPSSGTVSKEPSERIGKLSQDQFAYEEYSVIDTVIMGHQELWKIKSERDAIYANPDMSEEDGMRAGELESEFAEMDGYTAESRAGELLLGVDIPIEQHYGLMSEVAPGWKLRVLLAQVLFSEPDIMLLDEPTNNLDINTIRWLEEVLNERNCTMIIISHDRHFLNSVCTHMADLDYGTLRLYPGSYDEYMTAATQARDRLLSDNAKKKAQISDLKSFVSRFSANASKSKQATSRAKQIDKIQLEEVKPSSRQNPFIRFEQDKKLHRLAVEVEGLSKSFDSELFKDLDLMIEVGERIAIIGPNGIGKTSLLRCLVGDLEPTAGEIKWSENADLGYYAQDHSSDFKDEKSLIDWMGDWSQEGDDEQVIRGTLGRLLFSQKEINKSVKVISGGEQGRMLFGKLMLTRPNIMLMDEPTNHLDMESIESLNLALENYPGTLVFVSHDREFVSSLATRILELTPTGIVDFRGTYDDYLRSQEV
- a CDS encoding cold-shock protein, encoding MSTTTGTVKWFNESKGFGFIEQESGPDVFAHFSAINSSGFKTLAEGQKVEFTVTQGQKGPQAENIVPL
- a CDS encoding adenosylhomocysteinase: MNPLFIKGAHFFEDIQPENKSELHLVVVTHLLDNPQIYLDCLQRMGALAMILPKPKSICRATLEQVEKRFQVVIKSRQQIASVEVMAAILNDFVPSDELVLVDIGGYFATSLPELIPRLKSRLKGVVEVTENGHQRYAALPELPVPVVSLARSPLKGPEDYLTGQSIVYSAEALMRECHHIMNGGTAVVFGYGKIGRSIAKALHAKNINTKVVEIDPVRAIEARSRGFDLINKEEALQTSDVIFCATGNQSLNNHDFNRVKNGAFIFSVTSSDDELDLVQASSNFSVSRITDHVSRYERLGQYFHLANRGDAINFIHNAEVGPYIYLVQGEVIAAINYLCENSVENKIVQLPTSLRKDLARRWLSHFG
- a CDS encoding LysR family transcriptional regulator, with product MTKADDMALFVRVVKEGGLAVAGRQLGISAASMTARIKGLEERYGTRLLHRTTRSITLTSAGQHFYEASLRVLAEMETLEIRLQQGKTSFCGVLRVTAPSDFGRQYVAPALAEFVEEHKEVQPYLNLADGIVNLVNQGFDLGVRFGNLPDSNLVVRQLIENHRVLCAAPKYLRRNGTPKTPEELKQHRCLVMERLGEPLNEWRFTQPEGSHLIKVHPAQMSNDGGVIREWALAGAGIALKSWWDIKNDIERGALVTLLDSCVKGFQVTDQDEVGLQMVYPSRQYTPLQVTAFIEFFKTYMAALK
- a CDS encoding VOC family protein, whose product is MRHDHILLRTQDLDRMIQFFTEILKLEEGTRPAFSFPGAWLYSGNQPLIHLALSNEVLDSSAHKAQEQYLGKRSATSQQGIVDHIAFQGDDYTSLISRLKGSTTAYFERSVPVSSEHQFFVTGPEGLLLEILFNQDKLALTRTVN